The following coding sequences lie in one Arachis ipaensis cultivar K30076 chromosome B03, Araip1.1, whole genome shotgun sequence genomic window:
- the LOC107629311 gene encoding stress-response A/B barrel domain-containing protein At5g22580 → MVWCCRDMMGGFNHYVVVKFKDGVAVEELTEGLVKMVSGIEHVKSFQWGKDIGGPDFLRQGFTHAFLMTFNGKEEFDAFQSHPNHVEFSKLFSPAVENILVLDFPPTIVKA, encoded by the exons ATG GTGTGGTGTTGCAGAGACATGATGGGGGGATTCAATCACTATGTTGTTGTGAAGTTCAAGGATGGTGTAGCAGTTGAAGAACTCACTGAAGGGTTGGTGAAAATGGTCTCAGGGATTGAGCATGTTAAGTCCTTCCAATG GGGAAAAGATATCGGAGGACCTGATTTTCTGAGACAAGGCTTCACTCATGCTTTCTTGATGACTTTCAATGGGAAAGAGGAGTTTGATGCATTTCAGAGTCACCCAAATCATGTTGAGTTTTCCAAATTATTCTCACCTGCTGTTGAGAATATTTTAGTGCTGGATTTCCCACCTACCATTGTCAAAGCATAA
- the LOC107629307 gene encoding uncharacterized protein LOC107629307, whose protein sequence is MRDIVSCFSENAVNVSNYTSCSSSYASINNPCIINQTTLSSSSPSIQNSVSSVYKLVLSTLKQLLFTVTWCRSHSNQGLTISFGSNEVHDPSSAPPTFRLNTNSRFFRKKKGSKLIELCDESSSKIEVFWDLSNARYESGPEPVEGFYLVIVVDSEVGLVLGGDAAEEFTSKKLKSNSMVTKTSLLSRREHCSGTTQYTTKAQFCETGTFHDVLIRCTMENEEGVHSKNHHHHHPHPHPVLSVCIDKKTVIRVKRLQWNFRGNQTIFVDGLLVDLLWDVHDWFFNPNANAGSGYAVFMFRTRSGLDSRLWLEEKTPHKDKDRIEFSLLIYACKTS, encoded by the exons ATGAGGGACATAGTATCTTGTTTCAGTGAAAACGCAGTGAATGTGTCTAATTACACTTCATGTTCTTCAAGCTACGCATCAATCAACAACCCTTGCATCATTAACCAAACAACACTTTCTTCTTCATCACCTTCAATCCAAAACTCAGTTTCCAGTGTCTACAAATTGGTCCTCTCCACCTTGAAGCAGCTCTTGTTCACTGTCACATGGTGCAGAAGCCACTCCAACCAAGGACTCACCATAAGCTTCG GTAGTAATGAGGTTCATGACCCTTCATCAGCACCACCAACGTTTAGGCTCAACACAAATTCAAGGTTCTttaggaagaagaaaggaagcaAATTGATTGAGTTATGTGATGAATCATCATCGAAGATTGAAGTGTTTTGGGACCTGTCAAATGCAAGATATGAATCTGGGCCTGAACCAGTTGAAGGTTTCTATTTGGTGATCGTTGTTGACTCAGAAGTAGGCCTAGTCCTCGGCGGCGACGCGGCGGAGGAATTCACCTCAAAAAAGCTCAAATCGAACTCCATGGTAACGAAAACATCGCTGCTATCAAGGAGAGAGCATTGTTCAGGGACAACACAGTACACAACAAAGGCTCAATTCTGTGAAACTGGAACATTTCATGATGTGTTGATAAGGTGCACCATGGAGAATGAAGAAGGGGTGCACAGTAagaatcaccaccaccaccatcctcACCCTCACCCTGTTCTCTCTGTTTGCATTGATAAGAAGACAGTGATCCGCGTGAAGAGGCTTCAGTGGAATTTCAGAGGAAACCAAACAATTTTTGTTGATGGGTTGCTGGTGGATTTGCTTTGGGATGTTCATGATTGGTTCTTCAATCCGAATGCAAATGCAGGTTCTGGTTATGCAGTGTTTATGTTCAGAACAAGAAGTGGCTTAGATAGCAGGTTGTGGTTAGAAGAGAAGACACCACACAAAGATAAAGACAGAATTGAATTCTCCTTGTTGATCTATGCCTGTAAGACCTCATAA
- the LOC107629309 gene encoding uncharacterized protein LOC107629309 — protein sequence MNMNMKASKELHLLRCFLVLCSVMLGSSIANHDKKDYYCGNIRRAQTPFLNPSPSMLSSIILCRSQNLYFKTSLGLFQVSSVDLNGSLLTISHSPCTSSLQYLSPLAVTAGLPSPPEPNSLILFNCSITRYPFLPLLKNCTHIYKCGGAEEHEKSPYSCLVIEDLKKVGLGFHPRNLNCSHYTWAHKSSSHGEDHGELKFGARISFNTHVPDICKGCQKPNDTCGAGLNCLCHAKECKDKVISEVGSITFTGTVYLALLVSFLSLV from the exons atgaacatgaaCATGAAGGCATCCAAGGAACTACACCTTCTTCGTTGTTTTCTAGTATTATGCAGTGTCATGTTAGGTTCTTCTATAGCCAACCATGATAAGAAAGACTACTACTGTGGTAATATCAGAAGAGCTCAAACACCTTTCTTGAATCCCAGTCCTTCAATGTTAAGTAGCATCATCTTGTGCAGATCTCAGAACctctacttcaaaacttcccttgGCCTTTTCCAAGTTTCTTCAGTTGATTTAAATGGTAGCTTACTAACTATCTCTCACTCACCTTGTACTTCTTCTCTCCAATACCTTTCTCCTCTGGCTGTCACAGCAGGTTTACCTTCTCCACCAGAACCTAACTCACTTATTCTCTTCAATTGTTCAATCACAAGATACCCCTTTTTGCCACTCTTGAAAAACTGCACACACATATATAAATGTGGAGGTGCTGAAGAGCATGAGAAAAGTCCTTATTCATGCTTAGTTATTGAAGACCTTAAGAAAGTGGGTCTGGGTTTTCATCCTCGAAATTTGAACTGCTCCCATTATACCTGGGCACATAAAAGTTCTTCACATGGTGAAGATCATGGAGAATTGAAGTTTGGAGCAAGGATATCTTTCAACACTCATGTGCCAGATATTTGTAAGGGGTGCCAAAAGCCTAATGACACCTGCGGTGCCGGGTTGAATTGTTTATGCCATGCAAAAGAATGCA AAGACAAGGTCATATCCGAGGTTGGATCCATAACATTTACTGGTACCGTTTATTTGGCTTTGCTAGTTAGCTTTCTCTCATTGGTTTAG